Proteins encoded within one genomic window of Amorphoplanes friuliensis DSM 7358:
- a CDS encoding fumarylacetoacetate hydrolase family protein, which translates to MRFARFVHAGGVSFGVVEGESGAGTQGLTIAEIGSLPFEQVRFTGQRWALADVRLLAPIFSSKVIGIGRNYADHAAELGNEVPKEPLLFIKPSTSVIGPNDAIRIPPQSKQVEHEAELAVVIGATGARRVDRAGAEKAIFGYTVGNDVTARDLQRSDPQWTRAKGFDSFCPIGPWIETTLDVSDLEVRCEVGKNPDAMEVRQLGRTKDMVFDVPTLVSYVSHVMTLLPGDIILTGTPAGVSQIFAGETVSVSVQGIGELRNPVVSLD; encoded by the coding sequence GTGCGTTTCGCTCGTTTTGTTCATGCCGGTGGTGTGTCCTTCGGTGTTGTCGAGGGTGAGTCGGGTGCCGGCACCCAGGGCCTGACGATCGCCGAGATCGGCAGTCTCCCCTTCGAGCAGGTGCGCTTCACCGGTCAGCGCTGGGCCCTGGCCGACGTCCGGCTGCTCGCGCCGATCTTCTCCAGCAAGGTGATCGGCATCGGGCGCAACTACGCCGACCACGCCGCCGAGCTCGGCAACGAGGTGCCGAAGGAGCCGCTGCTCTTCATCAAGCCGTCCACCTCGGTGATCGGCCCCAACGACGCGATCCGGATCCCGCCGCAGTCCAAGCAGGTCGAGCACGAGGCCGAGCTGGCCGTGGTGATCGGTGCGACCGGCGCCCGGCGGGTGGACCGGGCCGGCGCCGAGAAGGCCATCTTCGGGTACACCGTCGGCAACGACGTGACCGCGCGTGACCTGCAGCGCAGCGACCCGCAGTGGACCCGGGCCAAGGGCTTCGACTCGTTCTGCCCGATCGGCCCGTGGATCGAGACCACCCTCGACGTCAGCGACCTCGAGGTGCGCTGCGAGGTCGGCAAGAACCCCGACGCGATGGAGGTGCGCCAGCTCGGCCGGACCAAGGACATGGTCTTCGACGTCCCGACGCTGGTCTCCTACGTGTCGCACGTCATGACCCTGCTGCCCGGCGACATCATCCTGACCGGCACACCGGCCGGGGTGAGCCAGATCTTCGCGGGCGAGACCGTGTCCGTGAGCGTTCAGGGCATCGGCGAGCTGCGCAACCCGGTCGTGTCGCTCGACTGA
- a CDS encoding helix-turn-helix domain-containing protein, protein MEYVSRAPRPPLDGLIDDLYYLEGVSPYARLTLPASPAAFLIVNLGAPFRIRAGTDITTAEYADGCVITTPTRALEFGYPPWTRSVGVHFKPWGPAPFLPMPAAELCDRPVTVEQVWGRPAVAELRDRLAAADSPHEMLTLLEDELMRRLGDTTGLGLVRGTSRIIAATSGAAAIEDLRFSAGVSSTHLARRYKELIGVTPKRLARAYRFTATVFSINPAEPVDWAGLASSAGYFDQAHFGHEFRAFTGLTPTRYVEERRRFLRDHPGHVLDDWPLPAD, encoded by the coding sequence ATGGAGTACGTGTCCCGGGCGCCGCGACCGCCGCTCGACGGGCTGATCGACGACCTCTACTACCTCGAGGGTGTGTCCCCGTACGCCCGGCTGACCCTCCCGGCCAGCCCGGCGGCGTTCCTGATCGTCAACCTCGGGGCACCGTTCCGCATCCGCGCCGGCACCGACATCACCACGGCCGAGTACGCCGACGGCTGCGTAATCACCACGCCGACCCGCGCACTGGAGTTCGGCTACCCACCTTGGACGCGGTCCGTCGGTGTGCACTTCAAGCCGTGGGGTCCGGCGCCGTTCCTGCCGATGCCGGCCGCCGAGCTGTGCGACCGGCCGGTGACGGTGGAGCAGGTCTGGGGCCGGCCCGCCGTCGCTGAGCTGCGAGACCGGCTGGCTGCAGCCGACAGCCCGCACGAGATGCTGACGCTGCTCGAGGACGAGCTGATGCGCCGGCTGGGCGACACGACCGGCCTGGGACTGGTCCGCGGTACGAGCCGCATCATCGCCGCGACCAGCGGCGCGGCGGCCATCGAGGACCTGCGGTTCTCAGCCGGTGTCAGCAGCACGCACCTGGCCCGGCGCTACAAGGAACTCATCGGGGTCACACCGAAACGCCTGGCCCGGGCGTACCGTTTCACCGCCACCGTGTTCTCGATCAACCCCGCCGAACCGGTCGACTGGGCCGGCCTGGCGAGCAGCGCCGGCTACTTCGACCAGGCCCACTTCGGCCACGAGTTCCGCGCCTTCACCGGGCTCACCCCGACCCGCTACGTCGAAGAACGGCGGCGGTTCCTGCGCGACCATCCCGGCCACGTGCTGGACGACTGGCCACTGCCCGCCGATTGA
- a CDS encoding IclR family transcriptional regulator has protein sequence MSGVGVLDKAVVILAACVDGASLAELVDRTKLPRATAHRLAQALEIHRMLVRDTQGRWRPGPRLGELANAAPDVLLTAAEPLLSALRDATGESAQLYLRRADERICVAAAERASGLRDTVPVGSVLPMVAGSAAQILLAWEPPEAVMPLLPRCKFTGRTLAEVRRRGWAQSVAEREPGVASVSAPIRDRTGRVIASISISGPIERLGRRPGERHAMAVVRAGQRLSGL, from the coding sequence ATGAGCGGAGTCGGCGTTCTCGACAAGGCGGTGGTCATCCTCGCGGCCTGTGTCGACGGCGCGAGCCTGGCCGAATTGGTCGACCGGACGAAGCTGCCGCGGGCGACAGCACATCGGCTGGCCCAGGCCTTGGAGATCCACCGGATGCTGGTCCGCGACACCCAGGGCCGCTGGCGTCCCGGACCCCGTCTGGGCGAGCTGGCGAACGCGGCGCCGGACGTGTTGCTGACCGCCGCCGAGCCGCTGCTGTCCGCACTGCGGGACGCCACCGGCGAGAGCGCCCAACTTTACCTGCGTCGCGCGGATGAACGGATCTGCGTGGCCGCGGCGGAACGGGCCAGCGGTCTGCGTGACACCGTTCCGGTCGGTTCGGTGCTGCCGATGGTTGCCGGATCCGCGGCGCAGATCCTGCTCGCGTGGGAGCCGCCGGAGGCCGTGATGCCGTTGCTGCCGCGCTGCAAGTTCACCGGCCGCACCCTGGCCGAGGTGCGCCGGCGGGGCTGGGCCCAGAGCGTCGCCGAACGCGAGCCCGGTGTGGCCAGCGTCTCGGCGCCGATCCGCGACCGCACGGGACGAGTGATCGCCTCCATCTCGATAAGCGGTCCGATCGAACGCCTCGGACGCCGCCCCGGCGAGCGGCACGCGATGGCCGTGGTCCGCGCGGGCCAACGCCTCAGCGGCCTCTAG
- a CDS encoding ABC transporter ATP-binding protein has product METLTGALQAGAEDVAAEERVLEVRDLRMRYGTTDVLDGVTFSARRGEVLALLGPNGAGKTTTIEILEGFRMRSAGDVRVLGADPATGGERWRARLGVVLQSWRDHGKWRVRELLHHLGTYYADYSTPGIQRPWPVDELIEVVGLTGQAGKRISRLSGGQRRRLDVAIGIVGRPELLFLDEPTVGFDPGARREFHDLVHRLTDVDDTTILLTTHDLDEAEKLADRIVILAGGRIIADGSADELSRRVAGEAEIRWTRDGSRYVHSAADATRFVRELFLQYGDTVADLEVRRAGLEDTYMTMVRDVEAGRGSAAAAAFRVVR; this is encoded by the coding sequence ATGGAGACATTGACGGGGGCACTCCAGGCCGGCGCTGAGGATGTGGCGGCGGAGGAGCGGGTGCTCGAGGTCCGCGACCTGCGGATGCGTTACGGCACCACCGACGTGCTCGACGGGGTGACCTTCTCGGCCCGGCGCGGCGAGGTGCTGGCCCTGCTCGGCCCCAACGGCGCCGGCAAGACCACGACCATCGAGATCCTCGAGGGGTTCCGGATGCGGTCGGCCGGTGACGTCCGGGTGCTCGGGGCCGACCCGGCGACCGGCGGCGAGCGCTGGCGGGCCCGCCTCGGTGTGGTGCTGCAGTCCTGGCGCGACCACGGCAAGTGGCGTGTGCGGGAGCTGCTGCACCACCTCGGCACCTATTACGCCGACTATTCGACACCGGGGATCCAGCGGCCGTGGCCGGTCGACGAGCTGATCGAGGTCGTGGGGCTGACCGGGCAGGCGGGCAAGCGCATCTCGCGGCTCTCCGGTGGCCAGCGGCGCCGGCTCGACGTCGCCATCGGCATCGTCGGGCGGCCCGAGCTGCTCTTCCTGGACGAGCCGACGGTCGGTTTCGACCCCGGCGCCCGGCGGGAGTTCCACGATCTGGTGCACCGGCTGACCGACGTGGACGACACCACGATCCTGCTCACCACCCACGACCTCGACGAGGCCGAGAAGCTGGCCGACCGCATCGTCATCCTGGCCGGCGGGCGGATCATCGCGGACGGTTCGGCCGACGAGCTGTCCCGGCGCGTCGCCGGCGAGGCCGAGATCCGCTGGACCCGCGACGGCTCCCGGTACGTGCACTCCGCCGCCGATGCCACGCGTTTCGTCCGCGAGTTGTTCCTGCAGTACGGCGACACCGTCGCCGATCTCGAAGTGCGCCGGGCCGGCCTGGAGGACACCTACATGACCATGGTTCGCGACGTCGAGGCCGGTCGCGGCAGTGCCGCGGCGGCAGCTTTCCGGGTGGTCCGATGA
- the leuD gene encoding 3-isopropylmalate dehydratase small subunit: protein MDKFTTHAGKVMPLRRSDVDTDQIIPAVYLKRVTRTGFEDGLFSAWRDDASFVLNNPAHTGATILVAGPNFGTGSSRQHAVWALRDWGFKVVIAARFGDIFRGNALKEGLLPVQLDQKAVEALWDMADSEPDKQITVDLGERQVRVDDAVWTFPIDDFSRWRLMEGLDDIGLTLRHEEMITTYEKGRPAFKPVVV from the coding sequence ATGGACAAGTTCACCACCCACGCCGGCAAGGTCATGCCGCTGCGCCGCTCCGATGTGGACACGGACCAGATCATCCCGGCGGTCTACCTCAAGCGCGTGACCCGCACCGGATTCGAGGACGGGCTCTTCAGCGCCTGGCGCGACGACGCCTCGTTCGTGCTCAACAACCCCGCGCACACCGGCGCGACGATCCTGGTCGCCGGCCCCAACTTCGGTACGGGTTCCTCGCGTCAGCACGCCGTCTGGGCCCTGCGCGACTGGGGTTTCAAGGTTGTCATCGCGGCCCGCTTCGGTGACATCTTCCGCGGCAATGCCCTCAAGGAGGGACTGCTGCCGGTCCAGCTCGACCAGAAAGCCGTCGAGGCGCTCTGGGACATGGCCGACAGCGAGCCCGACAAGCAGATCACGGTCGACCTGGGCGAGCGTCAGGTGCGCGTGGACGACGCCGTCTGGACCTTCCCCATCGACGATTTCAGTCGCTGGCGCCTCATGGAGGGTCTCGACGACATCGGACTGACCCTGCGCCACGAGGAGATGATTACCACGTACGAGAAGGGTCGCCCGGCTTTCAAACCGGTGGTCGTCTGA
- the leuC gene encoding 3-isopropylmalate dehydratase large subunit, producing MVGATPKPRTLAEKVWDDHVVRAAEGEPDLLYIDLHLLHEVTSPQAFDGLRLAGRKVRRTDLTLATEDHNTPTGYADPAFNTRRGDLMTILDTVSRTQIETLRKNCAEFGVQIRSLGNVDQGIVHVIGPQLGLTQPGTTIVCGDSHTATHGAFGALAFGIGTSEVEHVLATQTLPQAKPKTMAVVVSGELQPGVSAKDLILALITQTGTGGGNGHIVEYRGEAIRKLSMEGRMTICNMSIEWGAKAGMIAPDETTFAYLEGREHAPKGADWDAAVAYWKTLPSDEGAEYDTEIHIDASTVSPFVTWGTNPGQGAPLDSAVPDPEEFVEESDRNAARRALEYMGLEAGTPLKDVAVDVVFVGSCTNGRLEDLRAAADVLRGHQVHADVRMMIVPGSYQVREAAEAEGLDKVFTEAGAEWRFAGCSMCLGMNPDTLDPGQRAASTSNRNFEGRQGRGGRTHLVSPQVAAATAVAGKLAAPADL from the coding sequence ATGGTGGGAGCCACTCCGAAGCCGAGGACCTTGGCCGAAAAGGTCTGGGACGACCACGTGGTGCGTGCTGCCGAGGGTGAGCCTGATCTGCTCTACATCGACCTGCACCTGCTGCACGAGGTGACCAGCCCGCAGGCCTTCGACGGCCTGCGCCTGGCGGGCCGCAAGGTCCGGCGCACCGATCTCACGCTCGCGACCGAGGACCACAACACCCCGACCGGGTACGCCGACCCCGCGTTCAACACGCGCCGCGGCGACCTGATGACGATCCTCGACACCGTGTCGCGTACGCAGATCGAGACCCTGCGCAAGAACTGTGCCGAGTTCGGCGTGCAGATCCGCTCGCTCGGCAACGTGGACCAGGGCATCGTGCACGTGATCGGCCCCCAGCTCGGTCTCACCCAGCCCGGCACGACGATCGTCTGCGGCGACTCGCACACGGCGACCCACGGCGCGTTCGGCGCGCTGGCGTTCGGCATCGGCACCAGCGAGGTCGAGCACGTGCTCGCGACCCAGACGCTGCCGCAGGCCAAGCCGAAGACGATGGCGGTCGTGGTCTCCGGGGAGCTGCAGCCCGGCGTCTCCGCCAAGGACCTGATCCTGGCGCTGATCACCCAGACCGGCACCGGTGGCGGCAACGGCCACATCGTGGAGTACCGCGGCGAGGCCATCCGCAAGCTCTCCATGGAGGGCCGGATGACCATCTGCAACATGTCGATCGAGTGGGGCGCCAAGGCCGGCATGATCGCGCCGGACGAGACCACCTTCGCGTACCTCGAGGGCCGCGAGCACGCGCCCAAGGGTGCCGACTGGGACGCGGCCGTCGCCTACTGGAAGACACTTCCGTCCGACGAGGGCGCCGAGTACGACACCGAGATCCACATCGACGCCTCGACGGTCAGCCCGTTCGTCACCTGGGGCACCAACCCGGGTCAGGGCGCACCGCTGGACAGCGCGGTGCCGGATCCCGAGGAGTTCGTCGAGGAGTCCGACCGCAACGCCGCCCGCCGCGCCCTGGAATACATGGGCCTCGAGGCCGGTACGCCCCTCAAGGACGTCGCGGTCGACGTGGTGTTCGTGGGCTCCTGCACCAACGGGCGCCTGGAGGACCTCCGTGCCGCGGCCGACGTGCTGCGGGGCCACCAGGTGCACGCCGACGTCCGCATGATGATCGTCCCCGGGTCCTACCAGGTCCGCGAGGCCGCCGAGGCCGAAGGTCTGGACAAGGTCTTCACCGAGGCGGGCGCCGAGTGGCGGTTCGCCGGCTGCTCCATGTGCCTGGGCATGAACCCGGACACGCTGGACCCCGGACAGCGCGCCGCCTCCACCTCCAACCGCAATTTCGAGGGCCGGCAGGGCCGTGGTGGGCGTACCCACCTGGTCTCGCCGCAGGTCGCCGCCGCCACCGCCGTGGCCGGCAAGCTGGCCGCCCCGGCAGACCTCTGA
- a CDS encoding NUDIX hydrolase, with translation MQEPVRAAGGVLWRPAGDSIEICVVHRPYLGDWSLPKGKLDGGEHPLAAAAREVLEETGLRGEPQLRLPEVAYTMPNGVPKTVDFWLMRAEDGPGVPPVDPTEVDAVEFLSPVDAIARLTYPDDRRLVEHVAALPPVTAVTALVRHAHAGKRSEFDGNDNLRPIDEKGRGEAETLGLVVSLINPRRLFAATPLRCKQTLEPLSARVGLPIVTDSAFAEPVDTDEVPAKVKVGAARLLELRDGDRAVASSQGKVIPGMLALLEDAPDPEPYKTPKGTGWILTWSGERLLGLSRI, from the coding sequence GTGCAGGAACCCGTCCGGGCCGCCGGAGGCGTCCTCTGGCGACCCGCCGGCGACTCGATCGAGATCTGCGTGGTCCACCGGCCGTACCTCGGCGACTGGAGCCTCCCCAAGGGCAAGCTCGACGGTGGCGAGCATCCCCTGGCCGCGGCGGCGCGGGAGGTGCTGGAGGAGACAGGCCTGCGTGGCGAGCCTCAGCTTCGGCTGCCCGAGGTCGCGTACACGATGCCGAACGGTGTGCCGAAGACCGTCGACTTCTGGCTGATGCGTGCGGAGGACGGCCCCGGCGTCCCGCCGGTCGACCCGACCGAGGTCGACGCCGTGGAGTTCCTGTCACCCGTGGACGCGATCGCCCGCCTGACCTATCCCGACGATCGCCGCCTGGTCGAGCACGTCGCCGCCCTGCCGCCGGTGACCGCGGTGACGGCGCTGGTCCGGCACGCGCACGCGGGCAAACGCAGCGAGTTCGACGGCAACGACAACCTGCGCCCGATCGACGAGAAGGGCCGCGGTGAGGCCGAGACGCTCGGGCTGGTGGTCTCCCTGATCAACCCGCGACGGCTCTTCGCCGCGACCCCGTTGCGGTGCAAGCAGACCCTCGAGCCACTGTCGGCCCGGGTGGGCCTGCCCATCGTCACCGATTCCGCCTTTGCGGAGCCCGTCGACACCGACGAGGTGCCGGCCAAGGTCAAGGTGGGAGCGGCCCGTCTGCTGGAGCTGCGCGACGGTGACCGTGCCGTGGCCAGCAGCCAGGGCAAGGTCATTCCCGGCATGCTCGCCCTGCTCGAGGACGCACCCGATCCGGAGCCCTACAAGACGCCGAAGGGCACCGGCTGGATCCTCACCTGGTCCGGCGAGCGCCTCCTCGGCCTGAGCCGCATCTAG
- a CDS encoding SDR family oxidoreductase yields MKILVTGATGGVGRLVVDELLAAGATDIRALTVNPAKAGLPDGVEVVRGFLGRPETLPAALAGVDRMYLAPLIETNARTCRLAAEAGVRRIVDMAGAKGDHWQAIEDGVEECGVPFVHLEPGEFMTNSGIWSAQIAAGDVVRDGYGSAANAPIAVEDIATVAARCLLEDGHEGHSYELTGPESLTRRERVDRIGAALGRELTYVDLPHEELVEQLSEAMGEYARWYADGLAQLAEHPQVALPTVAELTGHPATTFAAWARANTAMFE; encoded by the coding sequence ATGAAGATCCTCGTGACCGGCGCGACCGGTGGAGTGGGCCGGCTGGTCGTGGACGAGTTGCTGGCCGCCGGCGCCACCGACATCCGCGCGCTGACCGTCAATCCCGCCAAGGCCGGGCTCCCGGACGGCGTCGAGGTCGTCCGGGGCTTCCTGGGCCGCCCCGAGACCCTGCCCGCCGCCCTCGCCGGCGTCGATCGGATGTATCTCGCCCCGTTGATCGAGACCAACGCGCGGACGTGCCGGCTGGCGGCCGAGGCCGGTGTGCGGCGGATCGTCGACATGGCCGGGGCCAAGGGTGACCACTGGCAGGCGATCGAGGACGGTGTCGAGGAGTGCGGGGTGCCGTTCGTGCACCTCGAGCCGGGTGAGTTCATGACCAACTCGGGGATCTGGTCGGCCCAGATCGCGGCCGGCGACGTCGTCCGCGACGGTTACGGCTCGGCCGCCAACGCACCGATCGCCGTGGAGGACATCGCCACGGTCGCGGCCCGCTGCCTGCTCGAGGACGGTCACGAGGGCCACTCGTACGAGCTGACGGGCCCGGAGTCACTGACCCGGCGCGAGCGGGTGGACCGGATCGGCGCCGCCCTGGGCCGGGAGCTGACCTACGTCGACCTGCCCCACGAGGAGCTCGTCGAGCAGCTCTCCGAGGCGATGGGGGAGTACGCCCGCTGGTACGCGGACGGTCTGGCCCAGCTCGCCGAACATCCCCAGGTCGCGCTGCCCACGGTGGCCGAGCTGACCGGCCACCCGGCGACGACCTTCGCTGCGTGGGCCCGGGCCAACACCGCCATGTTCGAGTAA
- a CDS encoding N-acyl homoserine lactonase family protein gives MTDINVRRINFGYFIRPASETGTGVPRVEPCLGYLVEHPDGLLLVDTGMGGDPDVDAHYRPHRIALPDALAVAGAQPDDIRHVVNCHLHFDHSGGNPSLPGRPIYTQRLELDIARTVEDHTLPWLIDSPGAVYVELDGEAEILPGVTIVPTPGHTVGHQSLVVRRGDGTVIVAGQSHDHAVGFTGDVLARRAEQDGAQEPLPFAPAWMERLLSFDPARVVFAHDNAVWTP, from the coding sequence GTGACGGACATCAACGTGCGACGGATCAACTTCGGCTACTTCATCCGCCCGGCCTCCGAGACCGGCACCGGTGTGCCCCGGGTCGAGCCGTGCCTGGGCTATCTGGTCGAGCATCCGGACGGTCTGCTGCTGGTCGACACCGGCATGGGCGGCGATCCCGACGTCGACGCGCATTACCGCCCGCACCGCATCGCTCTGCCGGACGCTCTGGCGGTGGCGGGCGCACAGCCCGATGACATCCGGCACGTCGTCAACTGCCATCTGCACTTCGACCACAGCGGCGGAAACCCTTCGCTGCCCGGCCGGCCGATCTACACGCAGCGGCTCGAGCTGGACATCGCCCGCACCGTCGAGGACCACACGTTGCCGTGGCTCATCGACTCACCGGGCGCGGTCTACGTCGAGTTGGACGGTGAGGCCGAGATCCTGCCCGGCGTGACGATCGTGCCGACGCCCGGGCACACCGTGGGGCATCAGTCCCTCGTGGTCCGGCGCGGCGACGGCACCGTGATCGTGGCGGGGCAGAGCCACGACCACGCGGTCGGCTTCACCGGCGACGTGCTGGCCCGGCGCGCCGAGCAGGACGGCGCGCAGGAGCCTCTGCCGTTTGCTCCGGCCTGGATGGAACGACTGCTGAGCTTCGACCCGGCGCGCGTCGTCTTCGCCCACGACAACGCCGTGTGGACTCCCTAG
- a CDS encoding TetR/AcrR family transcriptional regulator: MTEFSGTDPDRILPLLWRHRSPAKGRTGRPPRLTVDAVVVAGLAIADAEGLEAASMARVAARLEVATMTLYTYVPSRAYLVELMVDEVLAGRRLPGPGDARPSGWREQIQLYADRTITMYREHPWLTEVSRVRPPLGPGMLRESEYVLSTLGGVPVERRNTAAVTITMFVTAAARQEGENAQLRRTDGQSNDAWWSERGQLWEDWFDVEQHPAMTELWNAGGFDRGPDQQAVDAFAYGLRLLLDGIEAQSSDTTGLRSSPMP; encoded by the coding sequence ATGACGGAGTTCAGCGGTACCGATCCGGACCGGATCCTGCCCCTGCTGTGGCGGCACCGGAGCCCGGCGAAGGGCCGGACCGGCCGGCCACCGCGGCTCACCGTGGACGCGGTGGTGGTGGCGGGCCTGGCCATCGCCGACGCCGAGGGGCTCGAAGCCGCCTCGATGGCCCGCGTGGCCGCACGGCTCGAGGTCGCGACGATGACGCTCTACACGTACGTGCCGTCACGCGCCTACCTCGTCGAGCTGATGGTCGACGAGGTGCTCGCGGGGCGGCGGCTCCCCGGCCCCGGCGACGCGCGTCCCTCCGGGTGGCGCGAGCAGATCCAGCTGTACGCGGACCGCACGATCACGATGTACCGCGAGCACCCGTGGCTGACCGAGGTCTCCCGCGTACGGCCGCCGCTCGGCCCCGGCATGCTGCGTGAGAGTGAGTACGTGCTGTCCACGCTGGGCGGCGTACCCGTGGAGCGGCGCAACACGGCCGCCGTGACCATCACGATGTTCGTGACGGCCGCGGCCCGGCAGGAGGGCGAGAACGCCCAGCTGCGCCGGACCGACGGCCAGTCCAACGACGCCTGGTGGAGCGAACGCGGTCAGCTCTGGGAGGACTGGTTCGACGTCGAGCAGCACCCGGCGATGACCGAGCTGTGGAACGCCGGCGGTTTCGACCGCGGGCCGGACCAGCAGGCCGTGGACGCGTTCGCCTACGGCCTGCGCCTGCTGCTCGACGGCATCGAGGCTCAGTCGAGCGACACGACCGGGTTGCGCAGCTCGCCGATGCCCTGA
- a CDS encoding ABC transporter permease, with protein sequence MSAFRTAVRAGAARGVIELRQTCTNIADLWTYLFPAVLLVGTVFFMRDATVPGTDISLGARTLPSTFGMGLAFAGLVSTATLLVTDREDGTLLRAKATPNGMSAYLVGKIVLVGGMTLIGFVLQLVPSLFVVEGLHVDATGWLILMVLVPLGFVATMPLGAVIGSLFESPRNMGLVMLPVIGLVAISGIFYPISAMPGWLQGVAQVFPVYWLGLGMRSVFLPDALTVAELGHSWRTLETFGVLGLWAVAGLVVAPIVLRRMSRRESGSAVAARREKAMLRTV encoded by the coding sequence ATGAGCGCTTTCCGTACGGCCGTGCGCGCCGGCGCCGCCCGTGGCGTGATCGAGTTGCGGCAGACGTGCACCAACATCGCTGATCTGTGGACGTACCTGTTCCCGGCGGTGCTGCTGGTCGGGACCGTCTTTTTCATGCGTGACGCGACGGTGCCCGGCACGGACATCTCGCTCGGCGCCCGCACCCTGCCGAGCACGTTCGGAATGGGTCTGGCCTTCGCCGGTCTGGTCAGCACGGCCACGTTGCTGGTGACGGATCGCGAGGACGGCACACTGCTGCGGGCGAAGGCGACGCCGAACGGCATGTCCGCGTACCTGGTGGGAAAGATCGTGCTGGTCGGCGGGATGACGTTGATCGGGTTTGTGCTGCAGCTGGTGCCGAGCCTGTTCGTCGTCGAGGGTCTGCACGTCGACGCGACCGGCTGGCTGATCCTGATGGTGCTGGTGCCGCTCGGGTTCGTCGCCACCATGCCGCTGGGTGCGGTGATCGGCTCGTTGTTCGAGAGCCCCCGCAACATGGGCCTGGTCATGCTGCCGGTGATCGGCCTGGTCGCGATCTCCGGCATCTTCTATCCGATCAGCGCCATGCCGGGCTGGCTGCAGGGCGTTGCGCAGGTCTTCCCGGTCTACTGGCTAGGGTTGGGCATGCGTTCCGTGTTCCTGCCCGACGCGCTGACCGTCGCCGAGCTGGGTCATTCCTGGCGGACCCTGGAGACCTTCGGCGTTCTCGGGCTGTGGGCGGTGGCCGGCCTGGTGGTCGCGCCGATCGTCCTGCGCCGGATGTCGCGCCGCGAGTCGGGGTCGGCGGTCGCCGCCCGCCGCGAGAAGGCCATGCTGCGGACCGTATGA
- a CDS encoding helix-turn-helix transcriptional regulator: protein MSSEITYNRIAMLRAERGISRRQLADALGVHYQTVGYLERGEFSPSLHLALRICDYFEVPVEVVFSLSPFPRLGAEPAPRSA, encoded by the coding sequence ATGAGCAGTGAGATCACGTACAACCGCATCGCGATGCTGCGTGCCGAGCGCGGCATCTCGCGGCGTCAGCTGGCCGACGCCCTGGGTGTGCACTACCAGACCGTGGGTTATCTCGAACGCGGTGAGTTCAGCCCGTCACTGCATCTCGCCCTGCGCATCTGCGACTACTTCGAGGTGCCCGTCGAGGTGGTCTTCTCGCTGAGCCCGTTCCCGCGGCTGGGCGCCGAGCCGGCACCGCGCAGCGCGTAG
- a CDS encoding HU family DNA-binding protein, translating into MNKAELVEALAARLGDRKTATAALDAVISEVQNAVTKGDRVAITGFGVFEKRARNARTARNPRTGEPVKVKKTSVPAFKPGTGFREMVASGKVAKATTAKKTTAAVKSTATKATATKATATKTAAAKTTAAKAAPAKSTATKTAAKATATKAAPAKTAATKTAAAKTTASKATTAKATPAKKTATKSTAAKSTATKAAPAKSTATKTAAAKTLATKTAPAKTATKTAAAKTLASKTTTAKATPAKKAATKSTAAKSTATKAAPAKKTTASKTTAAAKSTPASKATTARTTAARKTR; encoded by the coding sequence GTGAACAAGGCAGAGCTCGTCGAGGCGCTCGCCGCCCGACTGGGGGACCGGAAGACGGCGACAGCAGCGCTCGATGCGGTCATCAGCGAGGTGCAGAACGCCGTAACCAAGGGCGATCGCGTTGCCATTACCGGTTTCGGAGTCTTCGAGAAGCGGGCGCGCAATGCGCGTACCGCGCGCAATCCGCGCACCGGTGAACCGGTGAAGGTGAAGAAGACGTCCGTCCCCGCATTCAAACCCGGAACCGGTTTCCGGGAGATGGTCGCGAGCGGCAAGGTGGCCAAGGCCACGACTGCAAAGAAGACCACGGCAGCAGTGAAGTCCACTGCCACCAAGGCCACCGCCACGAAGGCCACCGCCACCAAGACGGCGGCGGCCAAGACCACTGCGGCAAAGGCTGCTCCGGCCAAGTCGACCGCCACCAAGACGGCGGCTAAGGCCACGGCGACCAAGGCTGCTCCGGCCAAGACTGCCGCCACCAAGACGGCGGCGGCCAAGACCACGGCTTCCAAGGCGACCACGGCGAAGGCCACGCCCGCGAAGAAGACCGCCACCAAGTCGACGGCTGCCAAGTCGACTGCCACCAAGGCTGCTCCGGCCAAGTCGACCGCCACGAAGACGGCGGCGGCCAAGACCCTGGCGACCAAGACGGCTCCGGCCAAGACCGCCACCAAGACGGCGGCGGCGAAGACCCTGGCCAGCAAGACCACGACGGCCAAGGCCACGCCGGCCAAGAAGGCCGCCACCAAGTCGACGGCTGCCAAGTCGACTGCCACCAAGGCCGCGCCGGCCAAGAAGACGACCGCCAGCAAGACCACGGCGGCCGCCAAGTCGACTCCGGCGAGCAAGGCCACGACCGCGCGTACGACTGCGGCCCGCAAGACCCGCTGA